The following proteins are co-located in the Microvirga ossetica genome:
- a CDS encoding response regulator — protein sequence MTVPIRVLVIDDEPAIYRFLKPALEANDYQTISAGTAADGLKRIAADAPDVVVLDLGLPDMDGKDVIVRVREWSDVPIIVLSARDREAEKIAALDLGADDFVNKPFGMGELMARLRTALRHRMQRKGETPVVSVGGLEIDVPRRRVAWQGTEVNLSPKEFDLLAFLASHAGKVVTHKQILTAVWGAAHQNDTQYLRVYVGQLRQKIEPNPSDPHFILTEPGIGYRLLDAE from the coding sequence ATGACTGTGCCGATACGTGTGCTCGTCATCGACGATGAGCCGGCGATCTATCGTTTCCTCAAGCCGGCTCTTGAAGCGAATGACTACCAGACGATCAGCGCCGGAACAGCGGCTGACGGGTTGAAGCGCATCGCTGCCGATGCGCCTGACGTCGTTGTGCTCGATCTCGGGCTGCCGGACATGGACGGCAAGGACGTCATCGTCCGTGTCCGCGAGTGGTCCGATGTGCCCATCATCGTGCTCTCGGCCCGTGACAGGGAAGCCGAGAAGATCGCCGCCCTCGATCTCGGTGCGGATGACTTCGTCAACAAGCCGTTCGGGATGGGGGAACTCATGGCGCGCCTGCGGACGGCCCTGCGCCACCGCATGCAGCGCAAGGGCGAGACGCCCGTCGTCAGCGTGGGAGGACTGGAAATCGACGTTCCTCGGCGTCGGGTCGCCTGGCAGGGGACGGAGGTGAACTTGAGCCCGAAGGAGTTCGACCTTCTCGCCTTCCTGGCGAGCCATGCGGGCAAGGTGGTGACGCACAAGCAGATTCTCACTGCCGTCTGGGGCGCCGCCCACCAGAACGATACCCAGTATCTGCGGGTCTATGTCGGCCAACTCCGGCAGAAGATCGAACCAAACCCATCCGATCCCCACTTCATCCTGACCGAACCGGGCATCGGCTATCGTCTGCTGGATGCGGAATAG
- a CDS encoding sensor histidine kinase, whose translation MALTETPRASPDALLTLANREGRGRLKIFLGAAPGVGKTYAMLQAGRAALEGGVDVVIGLVETHGRQETEDLLHGFEILPRLSVPYRGRMVQEFDLDTALKRCPRLLLVDEYAHTNAPGSRHPKRWQDIAELLSAGIDVWTTLNVQHLESLNDVIQRITRVRVRETVPDAVFDEADELILIDLPPDELLKRLAEGRVYVQDTAVRAVDNFFRPNNLVALRELALRRAAERIDSDLLERMQGGGVEGPWAAGERILVCVGADDISPAVVRHAKRLADAIGAPWLVVTVERPGESLGSERRHRLDQTLQLATQLGADEAKTLVAADIVQELLRLARFENVTQIVVGRSRGGWWSELLGRSLPHQLVHHSEDIAIHVVTAKAGQPRGAWWRDWMPRMKPDQPWAPFLWSALAVAGAIAVGLAMTSIVSLPNISMVFLVAVLFAAVRFGIWPAVVSSILSFLGYNFFFIDPVYTFTVARPHELLALFIFLGAAVLTSALAGRAREQAAAAVSRARATRRLYEFTRRLSSFPDASAVAEGAVIELNGYLNRPVAILLPQDDNLELAASWPPEDQLDTASVSAARWAYEKDEAAGAGTGTLPSARWLFLPLRSSHGRVGVLGIAVDGAAPDGDIRTLAETVAELTAAALERARLAREITAANTATETERVRNTLLASISHDFRTPLASILGAATSLIDYGPKLPELARQDLLEQVKDEAEHLDRMVRNLLSMTRVEAGALELRRDWVDIREAFDRVVALVKRRGATQTFHVKISPELPFVLADPSLIDQAMANIVGNAVRYAGSDARVDLEAHRENDEIVLSVTDNGPGISQSLLSKVFEKFARGREQVGDGGEGTGLGLAIAKGIVDAHGGSIAAESPVANGHGTCISIRLPLEGKTP comes from the coding sequence ATGGCCCTGACCGAGACGCCCCGCGCATCGCCGGATGCGCTGCTCACGCTGGCCAACCGAGAAGGGCGGGGCCGTCTCAAGATCTTTCTTGGGGCAGCCCCCGGCGTCGGGAAGACCTATGCCATGCTCCAGGCCGGCCGCGCGGCTTTGGAGGGCGGCGTTGACGTCGTCATCGGTCTTGTCGAGACCCATGGGCGTCAGGAAACGGAAGACCTGTTGCACGGCTTCGAGATCCTGCCCCGTCTGTCCGTACCGTACCGGGGACGGATGGTGCAGGAGTTCGATCTCGACACTGCCCTGAAACGCTGTCCACGGCTCCTCCTTGTTGATGAATACGCCCACACGAACGCCCCTGGCAGCCGCCATCCGAAGCGATGGCAGGACATTGCGGAACTTCTGTCAGCGGGGATCGACGTCTGGACAACGCTCAACGTCCAGCATCTCGAAAGCCTCAATGACGTCATCCAACGGATCACCCGGGTCCGCGTGCGCGAGACGGTGCCCGATGCCGTGTTCGACGAGGCGGACGAGCTTATCCTGATCGACCTGCCACCGGATGAGCTCCTCAAGCGGCTGGCGGAGGGAAGGGTCTATGTGCAGGACACAGCGGTGCGCGCCGTCGACAACTTCTTCCGTCCCAACAACCTCGTGGCGCTGCGGGAATTGGCATTGCGGCGGGCCGCCGAGCGCATCGACAGCGACCTGCTCGAACGCATGCAGGGCGGCGGGGTCGAGGGCCCGTGGGCGGCAGGGGAACGCATCCTCGTCTGTGTCGGCGCCGATGACATCTCCCCGGCGGTCGTGCGCCATGCGAAGCGTCTGGCGGACGCCATCGGTGCGCCCTGGCTGGTCGTGACCGTCGAACGTCCTGGCGAGAGCCTGGGCAGTGAAAGGCGGCATCGCCTTGACCAGACGCTTCAGCTTGCAACCCAACTGGGTGCCGACGAGGCGAAGACGCTGGTTGCCGCCGACATCGTCCAGGAGCTTCTGCGCCTCGCCCGGTTTGAGAACGTCACTCAGATCGTGGTAGGACGGTCCCGGGGCGGCTGGTGGTCCGAACTCCTCGGGCGCTCGCTGCCGCACCAACTGGTTCATCACTCCGAGGACATCGCCATTCACGTCGTGACTGCCAAAGCGGGGCAACCCCGGGGCGCCTGGTGGCGGGACTGGATGCCACGAATGAAGCCGGATCAGCCCTGGGCGCCTTTCCTGTGGTCGGCGCTCGCCGTTGCTGGGGCGATTGCGGTCGGGCTGGCGATGACGTCCATCGTCTCGCTGCCGAACATCTCCATGGTGTTTCTGGTGGCCGTGCTGTTCGCGGCCGTGCGGTTCGGGATCTGGCCTGCCGTCGTCAGCTCGATCCTGTCATTCTTGGGCTACAATTTCTTCTTCATCGATCCGGTCTACACCTTCACGGTCGCCCGCCCACACGAACTGCTGGCCCTGTTCATCTTTCTCGGTGCGGCCGTTCTGACCTCGGCCCTGGCCGGACGGGCCCGGGAGCAGGCAGCAGCCGCGGTCAGCCGGGCCCGAGCCACGCGGCGCCTATACGAATTCACCCGCCGGCTTTCGAGTTTCCCTGATGCGAGCGCCGTGGCTGAGGGCGCGGTCATCGAACTGAACGGCTATCTCAATCGTCCCGTTGCGATCCTCCTTCCCCAGGACGATAACCTTGAGCTTGCAGCCTCCTGGCCGCCGGAGGACCAGCTCGACACGGCCTCCGTCTCGGCGGCGCGCTGGGCCTACGAGAAGGACGAGGCCGCCGGCGCCGGAACGGGAACGCTGCCATCGGCGCGCTGGCTCTTCCTTCCCTTGCGGTCGTCCCATGGCCGCGTCGGAGTACTGGGCATCGCCGTGGACGGGGCTGCGCCTGACGGGGACATCCGCACCTTGGCGGAGACCGTGGCGGAATTGACAGCCGCGGCCCTGGAGCGGGCTCGGCTGGCGCGGGAGATCACGGCCGCGAATACGGCCACCGAGACCGAACGGGTCCGCAATACGCTGCTGGCCTCGATCAGCCATGACTTCCGGACGCCGCTCGCTTCCATTCTCGGGGCGGCGACCAGCCTGATCGACTACGGGCCGAAACTGCCGGAGCTCGCGCGCCAGGACCTGTTGGAGCAGGTGAAGGACGAAGCCGAGCATCTCGACCGAATGGTCCGCAACCTCCTGTCAATGACCCGCGTCGAGGCTGGAGCCCTGGAGCTTCGCCGCGATTGGGTCGATATCCGGGAGGCTTTCGACCGGGTGGTCGCTCTCGTCAAGCGGCGAGGGGCAACCCAAACCTTCCACGTCAAGATCAGTCCGGAACTTCCCTTCGTTCTCGCTGATCCATCCCTGATCGATCAGGCCATGGCCAACATCGTCGGTAATGCGGTTCGCTATGCGGGCTCTGATGCGCGAGTGGACCTTGAGGCACATCGCGAGAATGATGAAATCGTGTTGTCGGTGACTGATAACGGGCCAGGAATCTCTCAAAGCCTTCTCTCCAAGGTCTTCGAGAAATTTGCCCGCGGCCGTGAGCAGGTCGGTGACGGGGGCGAAGGCACGGGGCTGGGATTGGCCATCGCCAAAGGCATCGTCGACGCGCATGGCGGATCGATTGCGGCGGAGAGCCCGGTGGCGAACGGGCACGGCACGTGCATCTCGATCCGATTGCCGCTTGAGGGAAAGACACCATGA
- the kdpC gene encoding potassium-transporting ATPase subunit KdpC, protein MSHLRPALTLLLLFAALTGLAYPFAVAGIGQALFPAQANGSLVVKDGHVIGSTLIGQSFRSDRYLWPRPSATSAPDPTDPSKIVDAPYNAAASTGSNLGPTSSRLAERLAASSEVWRGAGLTAPIPGDAVTTSGSGLDPHISPAYAQAQAARIAAARNLPEAQVRQLIEASTEGRTFGVLGERRVNVLRVNQALDWQGS, encoded by the coding sequence ATGTCTCATCTTCGTCCCGCGCTCACTCTGCTCCTGCTGTTCGCGGCCCTGACGGGGCTTGCCTATCCCTTCGCCGTTGCTGGCATTGGTCAGGCTCTCTTCCCCGCGCAGGCCAATGGCAGCCTGGTTGTCAAGGATGGCCATGTCATCGGCTCCACGCTGATCGGGCAGTCTTTCAGGTCCGACCGTTATCTCTGGCCGCGTCCCTCGGCCACGAGTGCACCCGATCCGACCGATCCGTCCAAGATTGTGGATGCGCCCTATAACGCGGCGGCCTCGACAGGATCCAATCTGGGGCCAACCTCCTCGAGGCTGGCAGAGCGCTTGGCGGCCTCCTCCGAGGTCTGGCGTGGGGCCGGATTGACGGCGCCCATTCCCGGCGATGCCGTCACCACGTCCGGCAGCGGCCTCGACCCGCACATCTCTCCTGCCTACGCGCAGGCGCAAGCGGCCCGGATTGCCGCCGCTCGAAACCTTCCTGAGGCTCAGGTCAGGCAACTGATCGAGGCCTCGACCGAGGGACGGACCTTCGGGGTTCTCGGAGAGCGTCGGGTCAATGTTTTGCGGGTCAACCAGGCACTCGACTGGCAGGGTTCTTGA
- the kdpB gene encoding potassium-transporting ATPase subunit KdpB, with protein MSKHIQPTVSMFDGAILRQAILDSFKKLNPEKLIRNPVIFVTEVVALLVTILFARDLMTGASAFFTGQIAAWLWFTVIFANFAEAVAEGRGRAQADTLRQARTQTVAKRLYDQERKELHAMVPALDLEIGDFVLVEAGDLIPGDGEVVEGIASVNEAAITGESAPVIRESGGDRSAVTGGTTVISDWLVVKITAAPGSSFLDRMIALVEGAERQKTPNEIALNVLLAGMTIVFLIAVVTLAGFGRYSGADVPVPVLVALLVTLIPTTIGGLLSAIGIAGMDRLIRFNVLAMSGRAVEAAGDVDTLLLDKTGTITFGNRMAAEIIPVSGVTEREAAEAALLASLADETAEGRSIVALAQEKHGLQAPEQPPEDARFMEFSATTRLSGVDLASRRLRKGAVDAVLRFVRDAGGRSVADQGFAAAVDRIARSGGTPLGLADGSRLLGVIHLKDVVKPDIKERFSELRRMGIRTVMVTGDNPVTAAAIASEAGVDDFIAEATPQDKLNYIRRAQTEGRLVAMCGDGTNDAPALAQADVGVAMQSGTQAAREAGNMVDLDSNPTKLIEIVGIGKQLLMTRGSLTTFSIANDVAKYFAIIPALFVAAIPQLGALNVMGLSTPQSAILSAVIFNALIIVALIPLALRGIPYRPLGAATLLRRNLLIYGLGGLLVPFVGIKIIDLAVTAIGWA; from the coding sequence ATGAGCAAACATATTCAACCGACCGTATCGATGTTCGACGGAGCGATCCTGCGTCAGGCTATCCTCGATTCGTTCAAGAAGCTCAATCCTGAAAAGCTCATTCGTAATCCGGTGATCTTCGTCACGGAGGTGGTGGCCCTTCTCGTCACGATCCTCTTCGCCCGCGATCTTATGACAGGTGCATCTGCCTTCTTTACGGGGCAGATCGCAGCTTGGCTCTGGTTCACGGTGATCTTCGCCAACTTCGCCGAAGCCGTCGCCGAGGGTCGCGGCCGGGCCCAAGCCGACACGCTGCGCCAGGCCCGTACGCAAACCGTTGCCAAGCGGCTTTATGATCAGGAGCGCAAGGAACTCCATGCCATGGTGCCCGCTCTCGATCTCGAGATCGGGGATTTCGTGCTGGTCGAGGCCGGGGACCTGATCCCGGGTGACGGTGAAGTCGTGGAAGGCATCGCCTCGGTGAACGAAGCGGCCATCACGGGCGAGTCCGCTCCCGTCATTCGCGAATCCGGCGGTGATCGCTCCGCCGTCACCGGTGGCACAACCGTCATCTCCGATTGGCTCGTCGTGAAGATCACGGCGGCACCCGGTTCCTCGTTCCTGGATCGGATGATCGCCCTCGTGGAAGGGGCCGAGCGGCAGAAGACGCCGAACGAGATTGCCCTCAATGTCCTGCTGGCGGGCATGACCATCGTCTTCCTGATTGCCGTGGTGACGCTCGCAGGGTTCGGGCGCTACTCCGGAGCGGACGTTCCGGTTCCCGTTCTGGTGGCTCTGCTTGTCACCCTGATCCCGACAACGATCGGAGGCCTGCTCTCGGCCATCGGCATTGCCGGCATGGACCGCCTCATCCGCTTCAATGTGCTCGCCATGTCCGGCCGCGCCGTGGAGGCGGCCGGCGACGTCGATACGCTGCTCCTTGACAAGACGGGCACCATCACCTTCGGCAACCGCATGGCGGCGGAGATCATCCCGGTCTCCGGCGTCACGGAGCGTGAAGCAGCGGAAGCCGCGCTGCTGGCCAGCCTCGCGGACGAGACGGCGGAAGGCCGCTCCATCGTGGCACTGGCGCAAGAGAAGCACGGGCTGCAAGCACCGGAACAACCCCCGGAGGATGCCCGCTTCATGGAGTTCTCCGCGACGACCCGTCTTTCCGGCGTCGACCTCGCGAGCAGGAGGCTGCGCAAGGGAGCGGTCGACGCCGTGCTTCGCTTCGTGCGCGATGCCGGTGGGCGCAGTGTGGCGGATCAAGGCTTCGCGGCCGCCGTGGACCGGATCGCCCGCTCGGGCGGCACGCCGCTTGGGCTTGCCGACGGAAGTCGTCTGTTGGGCGTCATCCATCTCAAGGACGTGGTCAAGCCCGACATCAAGGAGCGGTTCTCGGAATTGCGCCGCATGGGCATCCGCACCGTCATGGTGACCGGCGACAACCCGGTGACTGCGGCGGCGATTGCCTCGGAGGCAGGCGTCGACGACTTCATCGCCGAGGCGACGCCACAGGACAAGCTCAACTATATCCGTCGGGCTCAAACGGAGGGCCGTCTGGTCGCCATGTGCGGCGATGGCACGAACGATGCTCCGGCCCTGGCGCAAGCGGACGTCGGCGTCGCGATGCAGTCCGGCACGCAGGCGGCCCGCGAGGCAGGCAACATGGTGGATCTCGATTCCAACCCGACGAAGCTCATCGAAATCGTCGGCATCGGCAAGCAACTCCTGATGACCCGCGGTTCGCTGACCACGTTCTCCATCGCCAACGATGTCGCCAAGTACTTCGCCATCATCCCGGCGCTGTTCGTGGCCGCGATTCCGCAGCTTGGGGCGCTTAACGTCATGGGGCTGTCGACGCCGCAGAGCGCCATCCTGTCGGCGGTGATCTTCAATGCCCTCATCATCGTCGCGCTGATCCCTTTGGCCTTGCGCGGCATTCCGTACCGTCCGCTCGGGGCTGCAACCCTGCTGCGGCGCAATCTCCTAATCTACGGCCTTGGCGGGCTTCTCGTGCCCTTCGTCGGTATCAAGATCATCGACCTCGCCGTCACGGCGATCGGCTGGGCTTAA
- the kdpA gene encoding potassium-transporting ATPase subunit KdpA, producing the protein MTLNGWLQIAVILATVLLTAIPLGAFMARVYAGKHTFLSPVLGPIERGFYALGGVDPAREQDWRGYALAMLLFNGAGFLLLYAILRMQGLLPFNSQGFGGLSPDLAFNTAVSFVTNTNWQSYGGETTMSHFSQMAGLTVQNFLSAATGLALAMALVRGFASSNTNTVGNFWADMTRSTLYVLLPLAFATALLLVALGLPQTLLASVDATTLEGAKQTIAIGPVASQIAIKQLGTNGGGFFNVNAAHPFENPTALTNFVQIWQMLVISVAVVCAFGCLVGDSRQARALLWVMGILLVAGIAITYSAEALGTPMLHAAGVNPADGNMEGKEVRFGLALSSLWAAVTTGLSTGAVNSMHASFTPIGGLVPMFLIQLGEILPGGVGSGLYGILIMAIIAVFVAGLMVGRTPEYLGKKIEAKEVKMAMLAVLILPTAILGFSAVAAIIPQGLAGLLNTGPHGLSEILYAYSSAAGNNGSAFAGLTANSAWYNTTLALAMLLGRFAYIVPMLAIAGSLAAKTRLESSTGTFPTHGPLFIGLLIGVILILGGLQFFPALALGPIAEQMLMLAGKTF; encoded by the coding sequence ATGACACTCAATGGCTGGCTTCAAATCGCCGTCATTCTCGCAACCGTCCTGCTGACAGCAATCCCCTTGGGAGCCTTCATGGCGCGGGTCTATGCCGGCAAGCACACGTTCCTGTCGCCGGTGCTCGGTCCCATCGAGCGAGGCTTCTATGCCCTGGGAGGCGTCGATCCTGCCCGCGAGCAGGACTGGCGCGGATACGCACTCGCGATGCTGCTGTTTAACGGAGCAGGGTTCCTGTTGCTCTACGCCATCCTGAGAATGCAGGGTTTGCTGCCGTTCAACTCTCAAGGCTTCGGGGGCCTCTCGCCGGATCTTGCCTTCAACACCGCCGTCTCATTCGTCACGAACACCAACTGGCAATCGTATGGTGGTGAGACGACCATGAGCCACTTCTCGCAGATGGCCGGGCTGACGGTGCAGAACTTCCTGTCCGCGGCCACAGGCCTTGCCCTGGCGATGGCCCTGGTCCGCGGGTTTGCTAGCTCCAACACGAACACAGTCGGCAACTTCTGGGCCGACATGACCCGCTCGACACTCTATGTCCTCCTCCCGCTTGCTTTCGCGACCGCGCTTTTGCTCGTGGCACTGGGGCTCCCACAGACCCTGCTGGCCTCCGTCGATGCCACGACGCTCGAAGGTGCGAAGCAGACCATCGCCATAGGACCCGTTGCGAGCCAGATCGCGATCAAGCAGCTCGGCACCAATGGTGGTGGCTTCTTCAACGTGAACGCAGCGCATCCCTTCGAGAATCCGACAGCGCTGACGAACTTCGTACAGATCTGGCAGATGCTGGTGATCTCAGTCGCCGTTGTGTGCGCCTTCGGGTGCCTCGTCGGGGACAGCCGGCAGGCGCGGGCCCTGCTCTGGGTCATGGGTATCCTGCTCGTGGCCGGCATTGCCATCACCTATTCGGCCGAGGCGCTTGGAACACCGATGCTGCACGCGGCAGGCGTCAATCCGGCCGATGGCAACATGGAGGGCAAGGAGGTTCGCTTCGGGCTTGCACTCTCCTCCTTGTGGGCGGCCGTCACCACTGGATTGTCGACGGGTGCGGTCAATTCCATGCATGCGAGCTTCACACCCATCGGCGGACTGGTTCCCATGTTCCTGATCCAGCTCGGCGAGATCCTGCCGGGCGGCGTCGGATCCGGGCTCTACGGCATCCTGATCATGGCGATCATCGCCGTGTTCGTGGCCGGTCTCATGGTGGGCCGCACGCCGGAATATCTCGGCAAGAAGATCGAGGCGAAGGAGGTCAAGATGGCCATGCTCGCCGTCCTGATCCTGCCGACCGCGATCCTTGGATTCTCGGCGGTCGCAGCCATCATTCCCCAGGGCCTCGCAGGTCTGCTCAATACTGGACCGCACGGCCTTTCCGAGATCCTGTACGCCTACTCGTCGGCAGCAGGAAACAACGGCTCAGCCTTCGCGGGACTGACCGCCAACTCGGCCTGGTACAACACGACCCTTGCGCTTGCGATGCTGCTCGGTCGCTTCGCCTACATCGTGCCGATGCTGGCGATTGCAGGTTCGCTCGCGGCGAAGACGAGGCTTGAATCCTCGACGGGCACATTTCCGACCCATGGGCCGCTGTTCATCGGCCTGTTGATCGGCGTGATCCTGATCCTCGGTGGTCTTCAGTTCTTCCCGGCGCTCGCTCTCGGCCCCATCGCCGAGCAGATGCTGATGCTGGCCGGCAAAACATTCTGA
- the kdpF gene encoding K(+)-transporting ATPase subunit F yields the protein MSLDLILGGTVAFGLAAYLVLALVRPERF from the coding sequence ATGTCCCTCGATCTCATCCTGGGCGGCACCGTCGCCTTTGGCCTTGCCGCTTACCTGGTCCTGGCGCTGGTCAGGCCGGAACGCTTCTAG
- a CDS encoding magnesium transporter CorA family protein, which yields MLTIYRDEAGSVRESASLELPSEVIWIDLFDPTDEEKVFVESRTHIQVPTIEALSEIEASSRLQVNRGVIYLSTPILGRSDTPEAFLSPVGFILSPTVLVTVRFVKLSTFDQVAEQIHHDPSLATNVGVFTALLEAIVDRGADVLEGLRGELDQISRKVFRGNPSHRSHTVRSTDALRMTLSAVGAIGERVSQARDVLLGVGRIASFARDIGEGWITPEFRVRLRAVLKDVTSLNEYEAHLSGKVQFLLDAVLGYITIEQNNLFKVLTIASVVGIPPTLIAGLYGMNFKFMPELDWAWGYPFGLALILVSAIIPLIWFKWRGWF from the coding sequence ATGCTGACGATCTACCGTGATGAGGCCGGGTCTGTGCGCGAGAGCGCCTCGCTGGAGCTACCCAGCGAGGTGATCTGGATCGACCTCTTCGATCCGACAGACGAAGAGAAGGTCTTCGTCGAGAGCCGGACCCACATCCAGGTGCCCACCATAGAAGCCCTGAGTGAGATCGAAGCCTCAAGCCGCTTGCAGGTGAACCGTGGCGTGATCTATCTCAGCACGCCTATCCTTGGCCGCAGCGACACACCTGAGGCTTTCCTGTCGCCAGTCGGATTCATTCTGTCGCCGACCGTGCTGGTGACGGTTCGGTTCGTCAAACTCTCCACGTTCGACCAGGTTGCGGAGCAGATCCATCATGATCCATCCCTGGCCACGAACGTTGGGGTGTTCACCGCGTTGCTCGAGGCCATCGTCGACCGAGGAGCGGACGTGCTGGAAGGCCTGCGCGGCGAACTCGACCAGATCTCCCGCAAGGTGTTTCGCGGCAACCCCTCCCACCGGAGCCATACGGTCCGCTCGACCGATGCTCTGCGGATGACCTTGAGCGCCGTCGGGGCGATTGGCGAGAGGGTCTCGCAGGCACGGGATGTGCTGCTCGGAGTGGGCCGGATCGCGTCGTTTGCTCGCGATATCGGTGAGGGTTGGATCACGCCGGAGTTCCGGGTGCGGCTCAGGGCGGTGTTGAAGGATGTGACCTCGCTGAACGAGTACGAGGCGCATCTCTCGGGCAAGGTGCAATTCCTGCTTGATGCCGTGCTGGGCTACATCACGATCGAGCAGAATAATCTGTTCAAGGTGCTGACCATTGCCTCGGTGGTGGGGATCCCGCCGACGCTGATTGCCGGCCTCTATGGCATGAACTTCAAGTTCATGCCGGAACTCGACTGGGCTTGGGGCTATCCGTTCGGGTTGGCCCTGATCCTTGTCAGTGCCATCATTCCCCTGATCTGGTTCAAATGGCGAGGTTGGTTCTAG
- a CDS encoding potassium transporter Kup — protein sequence MAATGISERMGVGPAEHGHAAPTSFWALTLGSIGVVYGDIGTSPLYALKESLAAATGHAGAGSLTREMVIGVVSLILWALIIIVTLKYVAIVLRADNNGEGGTLSLVTLAQRALGHSTGATIVLGMVGASLFYGDAIITPAISVLSAVEGLKLVTPAFDPYVIPLSLAILIGLFAVQRHGTASVAMFFGPITAFWFAIMGLGGLMHILDDPGIISAINPVHGLSFLVSHGTAGLFALGAVFLSVTGAEALYADLGHFGRSPIRTAWLGFVLPALALNYLGQGAMLLAHPEHLENPFFLLYPSWALLPMVILATVATIIASQAVITGAFSISQQAMQLGVLPRFRVLRTSETEKGQIYIPYINWLLLVAVIVLVVMFETSSALAAAYGIAVTGDMVITTCLLFVVAWKFWRWSPVVTALVLAPFFVIELIFLGANALKIPQGGWFPLMTGAVLFTLMWVWRKGSRLLAEISHQGRPPLPEFIRTAESSPVPRVPGTAMFLTGNAQDVPAALLHNLKHNKVLHDQNVILTVVTEEVPHLPEEGRVTTEKLSNRFSRVIVRFGFMESPNLPRALREAGFDLENVSFFLSRRALQPSRQSGLPLWQDNIFIPLARSASDASDHFCIPEDRAVEVGERITI from the coding sequence ATGGCCGCGACAGGTATCAGCGAGCGGATGGGCGTCGGCCCTGCCGAGCACGGGCACGCGGCCCCGACCTCCTTCTGGGCCCTGACCCTCGGCTCCATCGGCGTGGTGTACGGTGACATCGGCACCAGCCCGCTTTATGCCCTCAAGGAAAGCCTCGCGGCTGCTACCGGCCATGCCGGCGCCGGTTCCCTGACGCGCGAGATGGTGATCGGAGTGGTCTCCCTCATCCTGTGGGCCCTGATCATCATCGTCACCCTCAAGTACGTCGCCATCGTCCTGCGGGCCGACAACAACGGCGAGGGCGGCACCCTCTCGCTCGTGACACTCGCCCAGCGCGCCCTCGGCCACAGCACCGGCGCCACCATCGTCCTGGGCATGGTGGGCGCCTCCCTGTTCTACGGCGACGCGATCATCACGCCGGCGATCTCGGTCCTCTCTGCGGTCGAGGGTCTCAAGCTGGTAACGCCCGCCTTCGATCCTTACGTCATACCGCTCAGCCTTGCCATCCTGATCGGCCTGTTTGCCGTGCAACGCCATGGGACAGCGAGCGTGGCCATGTTCTTCGGGCCGATCACCGCGTTCTGGTTCGCCATTATGGGGCTTGGCGGCCTCATGCACATCCTGGATGATCCCGGGATCATCAGCGCCATCAATCCAGTCCATGGCCTCAGCTTCCTGGTCAGCCATGGCACGGCTGGACTGTTCGCGCTCGGCGCGGTGTTCCTGTCCGTGACCGGAGCCGAGGCGCTCTATGCCGATCTCGGCCACTTCGGCCGCTCGCCGATCCGGACCGCCTGGCTCGGTTTCGTCCTGCCGGCGCTGGCCCTCAACTATCTCGGCCAAGGCGCCATGCTGCTGGCCCACCCCGAGCACCTGGAGAACCCGTTCTTCCTGCTCTATCCCTCGTGGGCGCTGCTGCCGATGGTGATCCTGGCAACCGTGGCGACCATCATCGCCAGCCAGGCGGTGATCACCGGCGCGTTCTCGATCTCACAGCAGGCGATGCAGTTGGGTGTCTTGCCCCGCTTCCGCGTCTTGCGTACCTCCGAGACCGAGAAGGGCCAGATCTACATCCCCTACATTAACTGGCTCCTGCTCGTGGCCGTCATCGTGCTCGTCGTGATGTTTGAAACATCGAGCGCCTTGGCGGCTGCCTACGGCATCGCCGTGACCGGCGACATGGTAATCACCACCTGCCTGCTGTTCGTCGTGGCGTGGAAGTTCTGGCGCTGGTCGCCAGTGGTCACGGCGCTGGTGCTGGCACCGTTCTTCGTCATTGAGCTCATCTTCCTGGGGGCGAACGCGCTCAAGATCCCGCAAGGCGGCTGGTTCCCCTTGATGACCGGCGCGGTCCTTTTCACCCTGATGTGGGTATGGCGCAAGGGCTCGCGTCTGCTGGCCGAGATCTCGCATCAGGGCCGCCCGCCGCTGCCCGAGTTCATCCGGACTGCTGAGAGCAGCCCGGTGCCGCGCGTACCGGGCACGGCCATGTTCCTGACGGGGAACGCCCAGGATGTGCCGGCCGCCCTGCTGCACAATCTGAAGCACAACAAGGTGCTGCACGACCAGAACGTCATCCTGACGGTCGTGACCGAGGAGGTGCCACACCTCCCAGAAGAGGGTCGCGTCACTACGGAGAAGCTTTCGAATCGATTCTCGCGGGTGATCGTAAGATTCGGCTTCATGGAGAGCCCGAACCTACCCAGGGCGCTGCGGGAGGCCGGCTTCGACTTGGAGAATGTGTCGTTCTTCCTGTCGCGACGGGCCTTGCAGCCATCGCGTCAGTCGGGCTTGCCACTGTGGCAGGACAACATCTTCATTCCGCTGGCTCGGTCCGCAAGCGACGCTTCGGATCACTTCTGCATCCCGGAGGATCGGGCGGTCGAGGTCGGGGAACGGATCACCATCTGA